The proteins below come from a single Mangifera indica cultivar Alphonso chromosome 16, CATAS_Mindica_2.1, whole genome shotgun sequence genomic window:
- the LOC123198506 gene encoding uncharacterized protein LOC123198506: MVAHPPQFVSSLSCELRIIRAKNIELNKSISNGGLFVRYYLYVGNNKRIQLNTQEISPSSGHLIWNESFSLECLGSEESISNLKQQTVVFELRWRRTTPSFLGKKCKSQLMGRGEIPWEKVLESPKMEVENWVVMASKQSDNNTRVCNEDVKPPSLQVAMKVEVPKLVEMKRNEKLKKRDDHREECGCGDAGAFHCVDYELYALMGALEVL, from the coding sequence ATGGTTGCTCACCCTCCTCAATTTGTttcttcactttcttgtgaaCTAAGAATCATAAGAGCCAAAAACATTGAGCTCAATAAGTCCATCAGTAATGGTGGACTCTTTGTTAGATACTATCTCTATGTAGGCAACAACAAGAGAATTCAACTGAACACTCAAGAGATCTCACCAAGCTCTGGTCATCTCATTTGGAATGAGTCCTTCTCATTGGAGTGTTTAGGAAGCGAAGAATCCATTTCCAACTTGAAGCAACAGACTGTAGTTTTTGAGCTGAGATGGAGAAGAACAACCCCTTCATTTCTTGGGAAAAAATGCAAGTCACAACTAATGGGAAGGGGTGAAATTCCATGGGAAAAAGTCCTTGAATCGCCAAAAATGGAAGTAGAAAACTGGGTTGTGATGGCTTCAAAGCAAAGTGATAATAATACTAGGGTTTGTAATGAAGATGTTAAGCCTCCATCTCTCCAAGTAGCCATGAAAGTTGAAGTTCCAAAGCTGGTGGAGATGAAGAGAAACGAGAAGTTGAAGAAGAGGGATGATCATCGTGAAGAGTGTGGATGTGGAGATGCTGGGGCATTTCATTGTGTAGATTATGAATTATATGCCCTGATGGGAGCTCTGGAAGTACTATAA
- the LOC123199047 gene encoding ABC transporter D family member 1-like, whose translation MPSLQLLQLTEHGRSILSSKRKVLLLASGILVAGGTATYLQSRFSHRKPDSFGHYNGVGDNQEKPGKGDKDSSSKKQSKQKTGGSKSLKVLAAILLSEMGQMGARDLLALVGIVVLRTALSNRLAKVQGFLFRAAFLRRVPLFFRLISENILLCFLMSTMHSTSKFITGTLSLRFRKILTKLIHSRYFENMAYYKISHVDGRITNPEQRIASDVPKFCSELSELVQDDLIAVTDGLLYTWRLCSYASPKYFLWILAYVLVAGGMIRNFSPAFGKLMSKEQQLGGEYRQLHSRLRTHAESIAFYGGESREESHIQKKFKSLTRHVCTVLHEHWWFGMIQDFMLKYLGATVAVVLIIEPFFSGHLRPESSTLGRAEMLSNLRYHTSVIISLFQSLGTLSSSSRKLNRLSGYAERIHELMVVSRELSIDDKSSSHTNGNRNYFSEANYIEFSGVKVVTPTDNVLVEDLTLKVEPGSNLLITGPNGSGKSSLFRVLGGLWPLVSGHIAKPGVGSDLNKEIFYVPQRPYTAVGTLRDQLIYPLTAEQEIEPLTHSGMLELLKNVDLEYLLDRYPPEKEVNWGDELSLGEQQRLGMARLFYHKPKFAILDECTSAVTTDMEERFCAKVRAMGTSCITISHRPALVAFHDVVLSLDGEGEWRVHYRRDDAPVTTKSVINMSKSSETDRQSDAMAVERAFVMAKKDSTFANSKTQSYISEVIAASPSVDHSVSLPIFPQLRSPPRGLPLRVAAMSKVLVPTVFDKQGAQLLAVAFLVLSRTWVSDRIASLNGTTVKYVLEQDKASFVRLIGVSILQSAASSFIAPSLRHLTARLALGWRIRLTQHLLKNYLRNNAFYKVFNMSSKSIDADQRITQDLEKLTSDLAGLVTGMVKPSVDILWFTWRMKLLTGQRGVAILYVYMLLGLGFLRTITPDFGDLTSREQQLEGTFRFMHERLRTHAESIAFFGGGSREKAMIDSRFRELLDHSLLLLKKKWLYGILDDFVTKQLPNNVTWGLSLLYALEHKGDRALTSTQGELAHALRFLASVVSQSFSAFGDILELHRKFLELSGGINRIFELEELLDAAQSGVDGTNGHSQHNRYSEDAISFSELDIITPAQKMLARRLTYDIAPGKSLLVTGPNGSGKSSVFRVLRGLWPVVSGSVAKPSQHIIEETGSGCGIFYVPQRPYTCLGTLRDQIIYPLSREEAETRALKLHGKGEKIVDSTNILDAYLKRIMENVRLSYLLDRAEIGWDADLNWEDTLSLGEQQRLGMARLFFHRPKFGILDECTNATSVDVEEQLYRIAKDMGITFVTSSQRPALIPFHSMELRLIDGEGNWELHTIEQ comes from the exons ATGCCTTCTCTTCAACTGTTGCAGTTGACTGAGCATGGTCGAAGTATTCTATCTTCAAAAAG GAAAGTTCTGTTGCTAGCCAGTGGTATCTTAGTTGCAGGTGGAACTGCTACATATCTGCAGTCACGGTTTAGCCACAGAAAACCTGATTCTTTTGGCCATTACAATGGGGTTGGAGATAATCAAGAAAAACCAGGCAAGGGGGATAAGGATAGTAGCAGCAAGAAGCAAAGTAAGCAAAAGACAGGAGGATCAAAATCACTAAAGGTTCTAGCAGCAATTCTACTATCTGAGATGGGACAAATGGGTGCTAGGGATCTTTTGGCATTAGTGGGCATAGTG GTGTTAAGAACTGCTTTGAGCAACAGATTAGCTAAAGTGCAAGGATTTTTATTTCGGGCTGCTTTTCTTCGACGTGTGCCATTATTTTTCCGATTGATATCTGAAAATATTTTGCTGTGTTTCCTTATGTCAACAATGCATTCTACTTCAAAGTTTATTACTGGGACCTTAAGTTTGCGGTTTAGAAAAATATTGACAAAGCTCATCCATTCACGTTATTTTGAG AACATGGCATATTACAAAATCTCACATGTTGATGGCCGGATTACTAATCCTGAACAACGTATTGCAAGTGATGTTCCAAAGTTTTGCTCCGAGTTGAGTGAACTTGTACAAGATGATTTAATTGCAGTTACAGATGGGCTGCTTTATACGTGGCGGCTTTGTTCTTATGCCAGCccaaaatattttctttggaTACTG GCATATGTGTTGGTTGCAGGGGGCATGATCAGAAACTTTTCTCCTGCATTTGGGAAACTAATGTCAAAAGAACAACAACTGGGAGGGGAGTATCGGCAACTTCATTCCCGGTTAAGGACCCATGCTGAAAGCATAGCATTTTATGGTGGAGAAAGCAGGGAAGAATCACATATTCAGAAGAAATTTAAGAGTCTCACTAGGCATGTTTGCACTGTCCTTCATGAACATTGGTGGTTTGGCATGATTCAGGACTTCATGTTGAAGTATCTTGGTGCTACAGTTGCTGTTGTTTTGATTATTGAGCCCTTTTTCTCTGGACATCTTAGACCTGAGTCTTCAACTTTAGGACGAGCAGAAATGTTAAGCAATTTAAGATACCATACTAGCGTCATAATCTCACTGTTTCAATCTCTGGGAACTCTTTCCTCAAGTTCAAGAAAGCTTAATCGTCTCAG TGGTTATGCTGAACGGATTCATGAGCTAATGGTCGTATCAAGAGAGCTAAGTATTGATGATAAATCTTCTTCACACACGAATGGAAACAGGAATTACTTTAGTGAAGCCAACTACATTGAGTTTTCTGGTGTAAAG GTTGTTACACCAACTGACAACGTTTTGGTGGAGGATTTAACTTTAAAGGTTGAGCCAGGTTCAAATCTTTTGATTACAG GTCCCAATGGTAGTGGGAAGAGCTCTCTTTTCCGAGTTCTAGGGGGACTTTGGCCACTGGTGTCTGGCCATATTGCGAAACCTGGAGTTGGTTCTGATCTTAATAAGGAGATTTTCTATGTGCCACAAAGACCATATACAGCTGTAGGAACACTGCGTGATCAATTAATCTATCCTCTTACTGCAGAGCAAGAGATTGAACCACTAACACATAGTGGAATGTTGGAATTGTTGAAAAAT GTGGACCTTGAGTATCTACTAGACCGTTACCCACCAGAAAAAGAAGTTAACTGGGGTGATGAATTATCTCTTGGAGAGCAACAAAGGTTGGGAATGGCAAGACTGTTTTACCATAAACCAAAATTTGCAATTCTTGATGAGTGCACAAGTGCTGTGACTACTGATATGGAGGAACGTTTCTGTGCTAAAGTTCGAGCCATGGGAACATCATGCATAACCATATCTCATCGTCCAGCACTAGTTGCATTTCACGATGTGGTTTTGTCATTGGACGGAGAAGGAGAATGGCGTGTTCATTACAGAAG GGATGATGCTCCTGTAACAACCAAATCTGTGATCAATATGAGCAAATCTTCTGAGACAGACCGCCAAAGTGATGCTATGGCTGTCGAACGAGCATTTGTAATGGCTAAAAAG GACTCCACTTTCGCAAATTCAAAGACGCAGTCATACATATCTGAGGTGATAGCAGCATCCCCCTCTGTCGATCACAGTGTCTCATTGCCCATCTTTCCACAACTTCGAAGTCCTCCAAGGGGATTGCCACTGAGAGTGGCTGCCATGTCCAAAGTGTTG GTACCCACAGTATTTGACAAACAGGGAGCACAACTACTTGCAGTTGCATTTCTTGTTCTCTCAAGAACATGGGTTTCTGACAGGATTGCCTCATTGAATG GAACCACTGTGAAGTATGTTCTGGAGCAGGATAAGGCCTCCTTTGTTCGTTTAATTGGTGTAAGCATTCTTCAAAGTGCTGCTTCTTCTTTCATTGCACCTTCACTAAG GCACTTGACTGCCAGGTTGGCCCTTGGATGGCGAATTCGTTTGACGCAACACTTACTAAAGAACTACTTAAGAAATAATGCATTTTACAAG GTTTTCAACATGTCAAGCAAAAGCATTGATGCAGATCAGCGAATAACTCAGGATCTGGAAAAGTTAACCTCAGATCTGGCAGGTTTGGTGACTGGTATGGTCAAGCCATCTGTCGACATTCTGTG GTTTACTTGGAGAATGAAGCTTTTGACAGGTCAGAGGGGAGTTGCCATACTGTATGTGTATATGTTACTTGGTTTGGGTTTTCTGAGGACTATTACTCCTGACTTTGGTGACTTGACAAGTCGGGAACAACAACTTGAAGGAACCTttag gtTCATGCATGAAAGATTACGTACTCATGCTGAATCCATTGCTTTCTTTGGAGGTGGTTCTCGAGAAAAAGCT ATGAttgactcaagatttagggagCTTCTTGATCACTCTCTGTTACTTTTAAAGAAGAAATGGCTGTATGGTATACTTGATGATTTTGTCACTAAGCAACTTCCTAATAACGTGACTTGGGGGTTGAGCTTGTTATATGCTTTAGAACACAAGGGAGATCGAGCCCTGACTTCCACTCAAG GTGAGCTGGCACATGCATTGCGGTTCCTAGCTTCTGTTGTGTCTCAAAGCTTTTCGGCCTTTGGTGATATTCTTGAACTCCATAGAAAATTCCTTGAGCTGTCAGGCGGAATCAACCGAATATTTGAGCTTGAAGAGCTTCTCGATGCTGCTCAGTCTG GGGTTGATGGGACCAATGGTCATTCGCAACATAATCGTTATTCTGAAGatgcaatttctttttctgaGCTTGATATTATTACCCCAGCACAGAAAATGTTGGCCAGGAGGCTGACATATGACATAGCCCCAGGGAAGAGCCTGCTTGTTACTG GTCCAAATGGAAGTGGGAAAAGTTCTGTTTTCAGAGTCCTGAGAGGTCTTTGGCCTGTTGTCAGTGGAAGTGTTGCAAAACCATCGCAGCATATTATTGAAGAGACCGGATCAGGCTGTGGAATCTTCTACGTTCCACAAAGGCCATATACATGCTTAGGAACCTTGAGGGATCAAATTATTTATCCTCTTTCTCGTGAGGAAGCAGAGACGAGGGCATTAAAGTTGCATGGAAAAG GTGAAAAAATAGTCGACAGTACTAATATTTTGGATGCATACTTAAAACGCATTATGGAGAATGTTCGATTAAGCTACCTCTTGGATAGGGCTGAAATTGGTTGGGATGCTGATCTCAATTGGGAGGACACTCTTTCTCTCGGAGAACAGCAGAGATTAGGCATG GCACGCTTATTCTTTCACCGGCCTAAATTTGGAATCCTAGATGAGTGCACCAA TGCTACCAGTGTTGATGTTGAGGAACAACTTTATAGGATTGCGAAGGATATGGGAATTACATTTGTTACCTCCTCACAA CGTCCTGCTCTAATACCATTCCACTCAATGGAATTACGGCTTATTGATGGCGAGGGTAACTGGGAACTTCACACAATTGAGCAATGA